The proteins below come from a single Triticum aestivum cultivar Chinese Spring chromosome 5D, IWGSC CS RefSeq v2.1, whole genome shotgun sequence genomic window:
- the LOC123124688 gene encoding small polypeptide DEVIL 4 → MRVGAHDLKLKGLKRSLKEHKARLYIIRRCVVMLLRWHD, encoded by the coding sequence ATGAGGGTGGGCGCTCATGATCTGAAGCTCAAGGGGCTCAAGAGGTCTCTCAAGGAGCACAAGGCCAGGCTCTACATCATCCGTCGATGCGTCGTGATGCTCCTAAGATGGCATGATTGA
- the LOC123124689 gene encoding small polypeptide DEVIL 2-like produces the protein MEQGKKKQAGRLQKVLREQKARVYIIRRCVVMLLCWND, from the coding sequence ATGGAGCAggggaagaagaagcaggcggggaGGCTGCAGAAGGTCCTGAGGGAGCAGAAGGCCAGGGTCTACATCATCCGCCGCTGCGTCGTCATGCTTCTCTGCTGGAATGACTAA